A part of Helicobacter himalayensis genomic DNA contains:
- a CDS encoding peptidylprolyl isomerase yields MEALKTFEINQDTLDKLNFALITTSKGQILIKLFPQDAPQAVTNFATLAKKGFYNGLNFHRVISGFVAQGGCPKGDGTGGPGYRIKCEVTNNPNQHKRGSLSMAHAGRDTGGSQFFICFADQPHLDGEHTVFGRIMPNKRESLKVLDSLKVGDKIESIEIFDDEPDTQ; encoded by the coding sequence ATGGAGGCACTCAAAACTTTTGAAATCAATCAAGACACGCTAGATAAGCTAAATTTTGCGCTTATCACAACAAGTAAGGGGCAGATTCTCATCAAACTTTTTCCACAAGATGCGCCACAAGCGGTTACAAACTTCGCGACTTTGGCAAAAAAGGGCTTTTATAATGGGTTAAATTTTCATCGTGTAATCAGTGGATTTGTTGCGCAAGGTGGCTGTCCAAAAGGCGATGGCACAGGCGGTCCGGGATATAGAATCAAGTGTGAAGTCACAAATAACCCAAATCAGCACAAGCGCGGCTCTCTCTCTATGGCGCACGCTGGACGCGATACAGGTGGAAGTCAGTTTTTTATCTGCTTTGCAGACCAACCACATTTAGATGGCGAGCACACGGTGTTTGGGCGCATTATGCCAAATAAACGCGAAAGTCTTAAGGTGCTAGATTCTCTAAAAGTCGGTGATAAGATAGAATCTATTGAAATTTTTGACGATGAGCCAGATACACAATAA
- a CDS encoding ArsS family sensor histidine kinase has product MKHFWDSIFFKITFLFFCALLGFFAFSYFLIKDKIEEDSNANRIKYNQIVSMINEISRFGGGVDIVKRYLSDFGFVEVEDGFKKERLQEEDKIPQNFPGTIAKVRNTQQGIYILLESSKEVILYKDKASHSYESFYFITLAGVVILTFIYVLLLKALIPLNTLRAQISSSEQDIILRVKKNPKDEIELLANEFYKFSNKIKALNESRLLFLRSIMHELKTPITKGRITAEMIENPVQKERLCSVFNRLNELIFEFAKLEQLSSKMYKITKSEFLLEDLIRAAEQILLIDRNAPSPITLESPYALIKADFELFVITIKNMLDNAIKYGEDGKVRVYTKDDGLYVENKGTPLKFKLDEYFKPYFRDSKKNTQGFGLGMYIIKSTLDSQNFKLRYINENGKNKFIIKGCVVDNFCALEDRPKPKTREIEKL; this is encoded by the coding sequence ATGAAGCATTTTTGGGATTCTATATTTTTTAAAATTACTTTTTTATTTTTCTGCGCATTGCTTGGATTTTTTGCCTTTTCTTACTTTCTTATCAAGGACAAAATCGAGGAAGATAGCAACGCTAATCGCATAAAATATAATCAAATCGTTTCAATGATTAATGAAATCTCGCGCTTTGGCGGTGGTGTGGATATTGTGAAGCGCTATTTGAGCGATTTTGGCTTTGTAGAGGTTGAAGATGGCTTTAAAAAAGAACGTCTGCAAGAAGAGGATAAAATCCCGCAAAACTTCCCCGGTACAATTGCTAAAGTGCGCAACACACAGCAGGGAATCTATATCTTGCTAGAATCTAGCAAAGAAGTTATTTTGTATAAAGACAAGGCGTCGCATTCCTATGAAAGCTTTTATTTCATCACGCTTGCGGGTGTGGTGATTTTGACTTTTATTTATGTGCTACTTTTAAAAGCGCTTATCCCCTTAAATACTTTGCGCGCACAGATTTCAAGCTCTGAACAAGACATTATTTTGCGCGTGAAAAAAAATCCAAAAGATGAAATTGAGCTGTTGGCAAATGAGTTTTATAAATTTTCAAACAAAATAAAAGCGCTTAATGAATCGCGCCTTTTGTTTCTGCGTTCGATTATGCACGAGTTAAAAACACCAATAACCAAAGGCAGAATCACCGCTGAAATGATAGAAAATCCCGTGCAAAAAGAGCGCCTTTGCTCAGTGTTCAATAGGCTAAATGAGCTTATTTTTGAGTTTGCAAAGCTAGAGCAATTAAGCTCAAAAATGTATAAAATCACAAAAAGTGAGTTTTTGCTCGAGGATCTCATACGCGCAGCAGAGCAGATTCTCTTAATTGATAGAAATGCACCTAGTCCGATCACGTTAGAATCTCCTTATGCACTTATCAAGGCAGATTTTGAACTTTTTGTGATAACGATTAAAAATATGCTTGATAACGCCATAAAATACGGGGAGGATGGCAAGGTGCGCGTTTATACCAAAGATGATGGGTTGTATGTAGAAAATAAGGGCACACCGCTAAAATTTAAGCTTGATGAGTATTTTAAGCCCTATTTTCGGGATTCTAAAAAGAATACTCAAGGTTTTGGGCTAGGAATGTATATCATCAAAAGCACCCTAGATAGTCAAAATTTCAAGCTTCGCTATATCAATGAAAATGGGAAAAATAAATTTATCATTAAAGGCTGTGTGGTGGATAACTTTTGCGCGTTAGAGGATAGACCAAAACCCAAGACAAGAGAAATTGAAAAACTCTAA
- the hemB gene encoding porphobilinogen synthase has protein sequence MFRRFRRLRLNPLSRELVRENALSVSDFIYPLFVVEGSGVKNEIDSMPGVFQLSIDMLLKEIDTLQNLGIFHILLFGVPNHKDSCGSEALSDESVTARAVKEIKKHAPQMFVSLDLCFCEYTDHGHCGILDKNGIVDNDATLEISVQQAIVLASCGADMIAPSGMMDGIISALRYGLDKAGFPNLPIMAYSTKFASAYYGPFRDVAQSSPSFGDRKTYQQDPANRREAIIESLNDESEGADILMVKPALAYLDVVRDIRERTLLPLAVYNVSGEYAMLQCAKRAGIIDYEKVMIESLVGMKRAGADIIISYHAKEVAEILKK, from the coding sequence ATGTTTAGACGCTTTAGGAGACTGCGCTTAAATCCCTTGAGTAGGGAGCTTGTGCGAGAAAATGCACTTAGTGTGAGTGATTTTATTTATCCGCTTTTTGTGGTGGAGGGAAGCGGGGTAAAAAATGAGATAGATTCTATGCCCGGCGTGTTTCAGCTTAGCATTGATATGCTTTTAAAAGAAATTGATACATTGCAAAATCTTGGGATTTTTCATATTTTGCTTTTTGGTGTGCCAAATCACAAAGATTCTTGTGGAAGTGAGGCACTAAGCGATGAGAGCGTGACTGCGCGCGCGGTGAAAGAAATTAAAAAGCACGCGCCACAAATGTTTGTAAGCCTTGATTTATGCTTTTGTGAATACACAGACCACGGGCATTGCGGGATTTTGGATAAAAATGGAATTGTGGATAATGACGCGACTTTGGAAATTTCTGTTCAACAAGCAATCGTGCTAGCAAGTTGTGGCGCGGATATGATAGCACCAAGCGGTATGATGGATGGGATTATTAGCGCACTGCGCTATGGGCTTGATAAGGCAGGATTCCCAAATTTACCGATAATGGCATATTCTACGAAGTTTGCAAGCGCGTATTATGGACCATTTCGCGATGTGGCGCAGTCTAGCCCTAGCTTTGGGGATAGAAAAACCTATCAGCAAGATCCTGCAAACCGCAGAGAAGCTATAATTGAAAGCTTAAATGATGAGAGTGAGGGCGCAGATATTTTGATGGTAAAGCCCGCACTTGCCTATCTTGATGTGGTGCGCGATATTAGAGAACGCACGCTTTTGCCCCTTGCGGTGTATAATGTGAGCGGTGAATATGCGATGTTGCAGTGTGCGAAGCGCGCTGGCATTATTGATTATGAAAAAGTGATGATAGAAAGTCTCGTGGGAATGAAGCGTGCTGGGGCTGATATTATCATTTCTTATCACGCAAAAGAGGTGGCGGAGATTCTTAAAAAATAA
- the mnmA gene encoding tRNA 2-thiouridine(34) synthase MnmA, with product MQKVALLMSGGVDSSYCAYLLKNQGYEVQGIYLKLHDKEAKHEIFINNGQKVAKELGINFEVINAQEEFKKVVYDEFIASYKRGETPNPCSICNPFIKFGVAFEKAKSMGCEKIATGHYARISKYKGIKRIQKAVDDTKDQSYFLYALSQDSIDSVIFPLGESLKVDIKPTALKLLPFLGTLETYKDSQEICFVETDYIDILKKYEQVENAGLVKNAQGEIIGEHKGYMQYTIGKRKGFKVFGAHEPHYVTGINPEGNELIVGTKEELKTNKVFAQNLSLTPSFENGEYEIKIRYRSTPIKAQVALDNGIISAHLNEPAYGVAKGQALVVYDKDIVLGGGVIL from the coding sequence ATGCAAAAAGTTGCCCTACTTATGAGCGGTGGAGTAGATAGCTCATACTGCGCGTATTTACTCAAAAATCAAGGCTACGAAGTGCAGGGAATCTATCTCAAGCTGCACGACAAAGAGGCAAAACACGAAATTTTTATCAATAACGGACAAAAAGTTGCCAAAGAACTTGGCATAAATTTTGAAGTCATCAACGCCCAAGAGGAGTTTAAAAAAGTCGTGTATGACGAGTTTATCGCCTCATACAAGCGCGGAGAAACTCCAAATCCTTGCTCGATTTGCAATCCTTTTATCAAATTTGGCGTGGCGTTTGAAAAGGCTAAAAGTATGGGCTGCGAGAAAATAGCCACCGGGCATTATGCGCGCATTAGCAAGTATAAGGGGATTAAGCGCATACAAAAGGCGGTCGATGACACAAAGGATCAAAGCTACTTCCTCTATGCGCTCTCTCAAGATTCCATAGATTCTGTTATTTTTCCTTTGGGAGAGAGCTTGAAAGTGGATATTAAGCCCACTGCGCTAAAGCTTCTGCCATTTTTAGGCACGCTTGAAACCTATAAAGATTCCCAAGAAATTTGCTTTGTTGAGACAGATTATATTGATATATTGAAAAAATATGAGCAGGTTGAAAATGCTGGGCTTGTGAAAAATGCACAGGGTGAGATTATCGGCGAACATAAAGGCTATATGCAGTACACTATTGGCAAGCGCAAGGGCTTCAAAGTCTTTGGCGCACACGAGCCCCACTATGTAACAGGCATAAATCCCGAAGGTAATGAACTCATCGTAGGCACAAAAGAGGAGCTAAAGACAAATAAAGTTTTCGCACAGAATCTTAGCCTTACACCAAGCTTTGAAAATGGGGAATATGAAATCAAAATTCGCTATCGTAGCACGCCAATCAAAGCGCAAGTGGCTTTGGACAATGGTATTATCTCTGCGCACCTTAATGAGCCTGCCTATGGCGTGGCAAAGGGACAAGCACTCGTGGTGTATGACAAAGACATCGTCCTAGGTGGCGGGGTGATACTTTAG
- a CDS encoding DUF815 domain-containing protein, translating to MLGIDFEHTLACVYRGEFEGFSGGMHAIRDFERVDFGAFIGIREQIEILYTNTQNFLQGKDSCNALFWGARGCGKSSSMRAVLTHFLLHAPKVAIPFNKVLAGENLDSNSHLAPFGNFTHSPPFATSQKHAQESALLKPLRVIEIPKKSLEILPFVLDSIRELPFCFVIFCDDLAFGLNDESYKTLKSLMEGSLEAVAKNVLIYATSNMRHLLQESYPQDTIHTNDAQDELIALSDRFGIALGFYTLGTEEFIALVESMGVKCTPNVRQSALNFATQKGSRNPRIAKEFVKLHNGGLESLL from the coding sequence ATGTTAGGGATTGACTTTGAGCATACGCTTGCGTGCGTATATCGCGGGGAATTTGAGGGCTTTAGTGGTGGAATGCACGCCATTAGAGACTTTGAGCGCGTAGATTTTGGCGCGTTTATTGGCATTAGAGAGCAGATAGAGATTCTCTATACAAACACGCAGAATTTTTTACAAGGCAAAGATTCTTGTAATGCTCTGTTTTGGGGTGCTCGAGGCTGTGGGAAAAGCTCATCTATGCGCGCGGTGCTAACGCATTTTTTATTACACGCGCCAAAGGTTGCAATTCCTTTTAACAAAGTGCTTGCAGGTGAGAATCTAGATTCTAATTCCCACCTTGCGCCTTTTGGTAATTTTACCCATTCACCCCCTTTTGCCACTTCCCAAAAACACGCACAAGAAAGCGCGTTATTAAAGCCTTTGCGCGTGATTGAGATTCCCAAAAAAAGCTTAGAAATTCTGCCTTTTGTGTTAGATTCTATCCGTGAGCTGCCATTTTGCTTTGTTATTTTTTGCGATGATTTGGCATTTGGGCTCAATGATGAAAGCTACAAAACCTTAAAAAGCCTTATGGAAGGGAGTTTAGAGGCTGTGGCAAAAAATGTGCTCATTTATGCCACTTCAAATATGCGCCACCTTTTGCAAGAATCCTACCCGCAAGATACGATACATACAAATGATGCGCAAGATGAGCTTATCGCGCTAAGTGATAGATTTGGCATTGCGCTTGGATTCTATACTTTGGGCACAGAGGAGTTTATCGCGCTTGTAGAATCTATGGGTGTCAAATGCACGCCAAATGTGCGCCAAAGTGCGCTAAACTTCGCCACGCAAAAAGGTAGCCGCAATCCACGCATTGCTAAAGAATTTGTGAAACTTCACAACGGCGGATTAGAGAGCTTGCTTTAG
- a CDS encoding NAD(P)-dependent alcohol dehydrogenase codes for MQEYIKQALDGKRIDFKGYAVDSKTSAFKPFSASRHALGDNDILIEILFAGICHSDIHSARSEWHEGIYPMVPGHEIAGRVVAVGKNVAKFKVGDYAGVGCMVNSCGECEACKKSQEQFCENGKVVFTYDCKDCFHNGEPTYGGYSNNIVVSEKFAVNVPNDAPLEKVAPLLCAGITTYSPLKFSQIKKSDKIGVAGFGGLGVMALKYALKMGAEVSVFARNRNKEREALELGAKALYITDELDSLKERFDFIISTIPTKYDPSAYINLLKYGGEFAIVGIPPSDVMPQISLDTLVFKAGKKVYGSLIGGINETQEMLDFSLKHKIYPETQIITADKINEAYENLTTGKAKFRYVIDMKASKL; via the coding sequence ATGCAAGAGTATATCAAACAGGCACTAGATGGCAAAAGAATAGATTTTAAAGGCTATGCGGTGGATTCTAAAACTTCAGCATTCAAGCCTTTTAGCGCTAGTCGCCACGCGTTGGGGGATAATGACATTCTTATCGAAATCCTTTTTGCTGGAATCTGCCACAGCGACATTCACTCTGCGCGCAGTGAGTGGCACGAGGGGATTTATCCGATGGTTCCCGGACACGAAATCGCAGGGCGTGTGGTAGCTGTGGGTAAAAATGTAGCAAAATTCAAAGTCGGCGATTATGCAGGCGTGGGTTGTATGGTAAATTCCTGCGGGGAATGTGAGGCGTGCAAAAAAAGTCAAGAGCAATTCTGCGAAAATGGCAAAGTCGTCTTCACCTATGATTGCAAGGATTGCTTCCATAATGGCGAACCAACTTATGGCGGGTATTCCAACAATATCGTAGTAAGCGAAAAATTCGCAGTAAATGTCCCAAATGACGCGCCACTAGAAAAAGTTGCTCCTCTGCTTTGCGCGGGTATTACGACTTATTCCCCACTAAAATTTAGCCAAATCAAAAAGAGCGATAAAATCGGTGTGGCAGGCTTTGGTGGGCTTGGCGTAATGGCGCTAAAATACGCGCTAAAAATGGGCGCGGAAGTGAGTGTTTTTGCACGCAATCGCAATAAAGAAAGAGAAGCACTAGAGCTTGGCGCGAAGGCGCTTTACATCACTGATGAGCTAGACAGTCTCAAAGAGCGCTTTGATTTTATCATCTCAACAATCCCCACAAAATACGACCCAAGCGCGTATATCAACCTTTTGAAATATGGCGGGGAATTTGCGATTGTGGGGATTCCACCAAGTGATGTGATGCCACAAATTAGCCTTGATACGCTTGTGTTTAAAGCAGGCAAAAAAGTGTATGGCTCGCTTATTGGCGGGATAAACGAGACGCAAGAGATGCTAGATTTTTCACTCAAGCACAAAATCTACCCAGAAACGCAAATCATCACTGCGGATAAAATCAACGAGGCATATGAGAATCTCACCACAGGCAAGGCAAAATTCCGCTATGTCATTGATATGAAAGCAAGCAAGCTTTAA
- the traF gene encoding conjugal transfer protein TraF, translating into MKTLYKTLLAGFLLGNVALNAQEFNEVGHKSLGMGGTGVAVKNSPYGLFFNPALLAAKPGTKIGYSIGGGLSEKNMYNIINSNLANVQDVQAFNKLLESNNLQVKLSGALALQLPEFSFGQLAIGFNTSAYGSLGLTGYLPTNQNNVDNAGIKFNVSSLVLTEVPVGYAYSFDPGLGKISIGVALKYMNASYAHSSVVLDSKFNEKKLTDLLNDSLKRKGAVSSSNVGIDVGMTYAPVESLILGLVGKNLNSPSFGFGETKLKIKPQARFGAGFNPSERIVIAADIDLTNNDVITLGGTRLQSQKMGVGIDFDAVLFSARAGLAKDLRQDNGAIISAGIGFGFLDVSLAVSSGKSRLADGGTMPRYVALQVGGGFTF; encoded by the coding sequence ATGAAAACTCTTTATAAAACGCTTTTGGCAGGTTTTTTATTGGGGAATGTCGCATTGAATGCGCAGGAATTTAACGAAGTGGGGCATAAATCTCTAGGTATGGGTGGCACAGGTGTCGCAGTGAAAAATAGCCCTTATGGATTGTTCTTTAACCCCGCACTTTTGGCTGCAAAACCCGGCACAAAGATAGGTTATAGCATTGGTGGTGGCTTGTCAGAAAAAAATATGTATAACATCATCAATAGCAACCTTGCAAATGTGCAAGATGTTCAGGCGTTTAACAAATTACTAGAAAGCAATAACCTTCAAGTAAAGCTTTCCGGCGCACTTGCTTTGCAATTACCAGAATTTAGCTTCGGACAGCTTGCTATTGGATTTAATACAAGCGCATATGGCTCGCTTGGGCTAACAGGGTATTTACCAACAAATCAAAACAATGTCGATAATGCGGGCATTAAGTTTAATGTCTCAAGCTTGGTTTTAACCGAAGTGCCGGTGGGCTATGCGTATTCTTTTGATCCCGGACTTGGCAAAATTAGCATAGGTGTGGCGCTTAAATATATGAATGCAAGCTATGCACATAGTTCTGTGGTGCTAGATTCTAAATTTAATGAGAAAAAACTTACTGATTTGTTAAATGATTCTCTAAAAAGAAAAGGGGCGGTTTCTAGCTCAAATGTGGGAATTGATGTGGGCATGACTTATGCACCGGTTGAAAGCTTGATTTTGGGACTTGTGGGGAAAAATCTCAATAGCCCATCTTTTGGCTTTGGCGAAACGAAGTTAAAGATTAAGCCACAAGCGCGCTTTGGAGCTGGATTTAACCCAAGCGAGCGCATTGTTATTGCTGCGGATATAGACTTGACAAATAACGATGTTATCACACTTGGTGGCACAAGATTGCAATCGCAAAAAATGGGCGTGGGTATTGATTTTGACGCGGTGCTTTTTAGCGCGCGTGCTGGTTTAGCAAAGGATTTGCGTCAGGATAATGGCGCGATTATTTCTGCTGGTATTGGCTTTGGATTCTTAGATGTTTCACTTGCTGTGTCTTCGGGCAAATCGCGTCTTGCTGATGGCGGGACAATGCCACGATATGTAGCACTTCAAGTGGGTGGCGGATTTACATTTTAA
- the traF gene encoding conjugal transfer protein TraF has protein sequence MKAKVFLTSFVACVGLASALEFGGIGNTSAGMGGAGVALKNSAWGLYYNPALLSASPKVKFGYSLGVGISEKNLVQLATVDIANMQNTAKRLASSFSGGSGTSGAVNGVVDAVDKALDKVLNNGSGTGQNTQQKLESYLQNHQNGNYTDLIDAIKAEVQNSSLDSVQKDLLGSILGNVDYDDLKFGNGNVGSGLQNALTSITISKGSDKGLDKSMADIALVQDSIKDSNLSLVSQNGLVFQLGSQTLNNTVGTLAVGFFASVHSSMSINANPNKMRLILEAGGNYYELKISDNGYTYGLSSKSDYEAHSLLAALQTTKPDEAHNLTITSFVLNEIPIGYARTFYFKNSNLNVGVSGKLMSGISVQNKIAISTKTNFKKELSNITQSFNGSNASRAFGVDAGLVYEIDLPKFRNLTFGLVGKNLNSPSFKSTIEDIMIKPQVRAGLGYYTSSGFNVAFDVDLTQNDILALSSLKQKSQMVGGGVGFLWRSMDLRVGAMKDLRQDTGLILTGGVNLLGFLDITLQSSTKFTSMQNIPMPQYLNLRVGGSFSW, from the coding sequence ATGAAAGCAAAAGTTTTTCTTACTTCCTTTGTTGCGTGTGTGGGTTTAGCAAGCGCACTAGAATTTGGCGGTATAGGGAATACTTCCGCAGGAATGGGGGGTGCGGGTGTCGCACTAAAAAACTCGGCGTGGGGACTTTACTATAATCCTGCTTTGCTTTCTGCCTCGCCAAAGGTGAAGTTTGGTTATAGCTTAGGTGTTGGTATTAGTGAAAAAAATCTCGTGCAACTCGCAACCGTGGATATTGCAAATATGCAAAATACCGCTAAAAGACTAGCAAGTAGCTTTAGTGGTGGAAGCGGTACTAGTGGCGCGGTAAATGGTGTCGTAGATGCCGTGGATAAAGCACTGGATAAGGTGCTAAATAATGGCAGTGGCACAGGGCAAAATACACAGCAAAAGTTAGAATCTTATCTGCAAAATCATCAAAATGGCAATTATACGGATCTAATTGATGCGATTAAGGCAGAAGTTCAGAATAGCTCGCTAGATTCTGTCCAAAAAGATTTGCTTGGTAGTATCTTAGGCAATGTGGATTATGATGATTTAAAGTTTGGTAATGGCAATGTTGGTAGTGGCTTGCAAAATGCACTAACCAGTATTACTATTAGCAAGGGTTCAGACAAGGGACTAGATAAATCAATGGCAGATATTGCGCTTGTGCAAGATTCTATCAAGGATAGCAATCTAAGCCTTGTTAGTCAAAATGGACTTGTATTTCAGCTTGGCTCGCAGACGCTAAATAACACCGTTGGCACGCTTGCAGTTGGATTTTTTGCTTCGGTGCATTCAAGTATGTCAATTAATGCAAATCCTAATAAAATGCGACTGATTTTGGAAGCTGGCGGGAATTATTATGAGTTAAAAATTAGCGATAATGGCTATACCTATGGGCTTTCTTCAAAAAGTGATTATGAAGCGCACTCACTCCTTGCGGCTTTGCAAACAACAAAGCCAGATGAAGCGCATAATCTCACTATTACTTCGTTTGTGCTAAATGAGATTCCAATCGGCTATGCGCGCACTTTTTATTTCAAAAATAGTAATCTCAATGTCGGTGTGAGCGGAAAGCTGATGAGTGGTATTAGCGTGCAAAATAAAATTGCTATTTCTACTAAGACTAATTTTAAAAAAGAACTTAGCAATATCACACAGAGTTTTAATGGAAGCAACGCTAGCAGAGCGTTTGGTGTCGATGCAGGGCTTGTGTATGAGATTGATTTACCAAAGTTTCGCAACCTCACTTTTGGCTTAGTAGGTAAGAATCTAAATTCCCCGTCTTTTAAATCTACTATTGAAGATATTATGATTAAGCCTCAGGTGCGTGCGGGGCTGGGCTACTATACAAGTTCTGGATTTAATGTCGCTTTTGACGTGGATTTGACACAAAATGATATTCTTGCTTTAAGTAGCTTGAAACAAAAAAGTCAAATGGTAGGTGGCGGTGTTGGTTTTTTGTGGAGGAGTATGGATTTGCGCGTAGGTGCGATGAAAGACCTACGCCAAGATACGGGACTTATCCTCACAGGCGGGGTAAATCTGCTCGGATTCCTTGATATTACCTTGCAGTCAAGCACCAAATTTACCAGTATGCAAAATATCCCAATGCCTCAATATCTTAATTTGCGTGTAGGCGGTAGCTTTTCGTGGTAG
- the panD gene encoding aspartate 1-decarboxylase, with protein MQFEMMYSKIHRARVSDANLNYTGSITIDKNLANAAGMLENMKVDVLNINNGERFSTYVILGENEGEICLNGACARKAQIGDLVIIVAYAMMDSNETKGFKPKVVHVDSYNKICAQDS; from the coding sequence ATGCAGTTTGAAATGATGTATTCTAAAATCCACCGCGCGCGCGTGAGTGATGCAAATCTCAACTACACGGGCTCAATCACAATTGATAAAAACCTCGCAAATGCGGCTGGAATGCTTGAAAATATGAAAGTAGATGTGCTCAATATCAATAATGGCGAGCGTTTCAGCACTTATGTGATTTTGGGTGAAAATGAGGGCGAGATTTGCCTCAATGGCGCGTGCGCACGCAAGGCACAAATTGGCGATCTTGTGATTATTGTGGCATATGCGATGATGGATTCTAATGAGACAAAGGGCTTTAAGCCAAAAGTCGTGCATGTGGATTCTTACAATAAAATTTGCGCGCAAGATTCTTAA
- a CDS encoding YbaB/EbfC family nucleoid-associated protein yields MFDPKQLGDMFANMQESFKQLNEKSKDTRFNVKSGGGLVEVSFNGAGEIIDLNIDESLLEDRDSLQILLLGALNDAYKAMELNRQNTALGMLGSLNPFNKS; encoded by the coding sequence ATGTTTGACCCAAAACAGCTTGGTGATATGTTTGCAAATATGCAAGAGAGTTTTAAGCAGCTCAATGAGAAGTCCAAAGACACGCGCTTTAATGTCAAAAGTGGCGGCGGGTTAGTGGAAGTGAGTTTTAATGGCGCGGGCGAAATCATTGATTTAAACATCGATGAAAGCCTGCTAGAGGATAGGGATTCTTTGCAGATTCTCTTGCTCGGCGCGCTTAATGATGCGTATAAGGCAATGGAGCTAAACCGCCAAAACACCGCACTTGGTATGCTTGGCAGTCTCAATCCTTTTAATAAAAGCTAG
- a CDS encoding DUF7488 domain-containing protein, with the protein MCIRFFLNSLFLSILCVGTLGAQEYDYTHCIDYYNNASIIVGDTRAVALKHNGKVVLLMYSQARPKAKILKSDPFVGLYLIESTLPKLSYDLLPLDERTLQDKNLIAITTKNPPKGHITARQSDYLQYARFSSKLAPNSVIGNICYQIYGIGVGGNGFLEKKYIDRFLQGEAGVYGDIGVRLDSKLRVSLSDPFFANNPFLSGDELVSINGTKLISLSQAHWIISNLKIGSNVKVIFKRDGVLKNAEVVVDRLQGGMLLRDTFLERFGIELSENLQILSMTNAKKSRLKELKVGDKIVWINKTPATLDNLKTLLSESLQPQALKTYEGKIQLLVRRGEFEFFIKI; encoded by the coding sequence ATGTGCATAAGATTTTTTTTAAATTCTCTGTTTCTCTCTATTTTGTGCGTAGGTACGCTAGGTGCGCAGGAGTATGACTACACGCATTGTATTGATTACTACAATAACGCAAGTATTATTGTTGGCGATACGCGCGCAGTAGCACTTAAACACAATGGCAAAGTCGTGCTTTTGATGTATTCTCAAGCGCGCCCAAAGGCAAAGATTCTCAAAAGCGATCCCTTTGTGGGGCTGTATTTGATTGAATCTACACTCCCAAAGCTAAGCTATGATTTACTGCCCCTTGATGAGCGCACACTACAAGATAAAAATCTCATCGCCATCACTACCAAAAATCCGCCAAAAGGGCATATCACCGCGCGACAAAGCGACTATTTGCAATACGCGCGCTTTTCAAGCAAACTCGCGCCAAATAGCGTGATTGGCAATATTTGCTATCAAATTTATGGAATCGGCGTTGGGGGCAATGGCTTCCTTGAAAAAAAATATATTGATAGATTTTTACAAGGTGAAGCGGGCGTGTATGGGGATATTGGTGTGAGGCTAGATTCTAAACTGCGCGTGAGTTTAAGTGACCCATTTTTTGCAAACAATCCTTTTTTAAGCGGAGATGAGCTTGTAAGCATTAATGGCACTAAGCTCATTTCTCTTTCGCAAGCGCATTGGATTATTAGTAATCTCAAAATTGGCTCAAATGTGAAAGTTATCTTTAAGCGCGATGGTGTCTTGAAAAATGCCGAAGTGGTGGTGGATAGGCTGCAGGGCGGTATGCTTTTGCGCGATACTTTTTTGGAGCGCTTTGGGATAGAGCTTAGTGAAAATTTGCAGATTCTAAGTATGACAAATGCCAAAAAATCGCGCCTGAAAGAACTAAAGGTGGGTGATAAAATCGTGTGGATTAATAAAACGCCCGCAACTTTGGATAATCTCAAAACCCTACTAAGTGAAAGCCTGCAACCACAAGCTTTGAAAACTTATGAGGGTAAAATCCAGCTACTTGTAAGACGTGGGGAATTTGAGTTTTTTATAAAAATTTAA